Genomic DNA from Perognathus longimembris pacificus isolate PPM17 chromosome 6, ASM2315922v1, whole genome shotgun sequence:
ACCCCACCTACTCCACAAGATGTATTTTTCCCCCCAGAGGGACACATATGTTACTTAAAGTGAGGCTCAACAGAAGTGAGATTTATAGGCGGCTTTCTGTATCTGTACCTGATGCTCCATTTCTGCTTTGAAATACATTGTACCCAACTTGAGTTTGCCTTTTTGTGTGTGGCCCTCTCAGCTCGCAAGGGGGACTGTGATACAGTTTCCACTTTCAGAGGAACCGAGTTTGAATTGAAAACGCATGGATCTTAAGTTGGAATGCTCACTGCAACCACCCCCTCGGTGGGAAGCTCTCTTGCTTaaagaattcttttccttttggggggggggcgctgtgccAGGTTAAGAGCGCGGCGACTGCTCGAGACATGGATAGATGCAAACATGCGGGGCGGTTACGGCTCGCCCAGGACCACTCCATCCTGAACCCGCAGAAGTGGCGCTGCCTGGCGTGCGCCACCACCGAGTCCGTGTGGGCGTGCCTCAAGTGCGCGCACGTGGCGTGCGGCCGCTACATGGAGGACCACGCGCTCCGGCACTTCCAGGACACCGGGCACCCGCTGGCCATGGAGGTCCGGGACCTCTACGTGTTCTGCTACCTGTGCAAGGACTACGTGCTCAATGACAACCCCGAGGGGGACCTGAAGCTGCTCCGGAGCTCGCTCCTGGCCGTGCGGGGCCAGCAGGaccgggccgggcgcgggcggaCGCTGCGCTCCGCGGCCGCGGGCGAGGacgcggccccgccgccgccgagcGCGCCCCGGGGGCAGCCGCAGATGCTCACGGCGCTGTGGTACCGGCGCCAGCGCCTGCTGGCCAAGACGCTGCGGCTGTGGTTCGCCCGCAGCTCGCGGGGCCGGGCGCAGCTGGAGCGGCGGCggcaggaggaggccctggagcgCAAGAAGGAGGCggcgcggcagcggcggcgggagGTGAAGCGGCGGCGGCTGCTGGAGGAGCTGACCAGCGCGCCCCCGCGCAAGAGCGCGCGCCTGCTGCTGctggcgccccgccccgccgcgggcccgccggcccccgcgcccgccgccctggccgccgcccgccgcgccgcccccggCCCGCTCAAGCCGCGCCGCCAGCCCACCGTGGCGCCCGGCGTCACCGGCCTGCGCAACCTGGGCAACACCTGCTACATGAACTCCATCCTGCAGGTGCTCAGCCACCTCCAGAAGTTCCGGGAGTGCTTCCTGAACCTCGACCCCTCCACCACCGAGCACCTCTTCCCCCAGGCCGTCAACGGCCAGGCCCCGCTCCCGGGCCGGCCCGCCGGCTCCGCCACCCAGCTGTCGGCCCGGAGCGACCGCGTCGAGGGCCTCGGCTGGCACGGGGGCGCCTCCCTCAGCAGGAGCCTGGAGCTCATCCAGAACAAGGAGCCCAGCTCCAAACACATTTCCCTCTGCCACGAACTGCACACCCTCTTCCGAGTCATGTGGTCCGGGAAGTGGGCCCTGGTGTCGCCCTTTGCCATGCTCCACTCCGTGTGGAGCCTCATCCCCGCCTTCCGGGGCTACGACCAGCAGGACGCGCAGGAATTCCTCTGCGAGTTGCTTCACAAAGTACAGCAGGAGCTCGAGTCCGAGGGCTCCACGCGCCGGATCCTCATCCCCTTCTCCCAGAGGAAGCTCACCAAACAGGTCTTAAAGGTGGTGAACACCATATTTCATGGGCAGCTGCTCAGTCAGGTAAGTGTACGCCCACCCCAGCCCGGGCTCTGCCCAGCACAACCAGCGAGGCTTGGAGGAAGCCTGACTTCCTGTGAATGGCTCCCCACATCCCGGGATAATGAGTATGGCCAACATTTTCTGGGATTATgcatatgtttttttgttttgttttttttttttgccagtcctgggccttggactcagggcctgagcactgtccctggcttccttttgctcaaggctagcactctgccacttgagccacagcgccacttctggccgttttctatatatgtggtgctgaggaattgaacccagggcttcatgtataggaggaaaggATTATGCATATTTGAGAATGACCATTGTACCATACACTGCGATGGCCTTGTTGATGAACttgacagatttttttgtttcacTGGCCATAACATGGTATTTTCAGCGAATGAAATAATGGATAACCCAATATTCTGGTTGTATACTCACTGTTCCATCCCCCATCCTTTAGTCACTTTTAGGAAACTGAACCGAATTTGCCCGTAACCTTGACTCCATAGTAGATAGCAACCATTCTTTTCCATCACCCACAGGAGAAGCCAGTGACTGTCTAGCCTGCCAGAGGTCTAAGCAAGCCTCCTTCctatgcccccccccctttcctggaTCTGTGACCAAAAGTGACCTAGGCAGAGCCAGTGAAAACAggaggaaaga
This window encodes:
- the Usp49 gene encoding ubiquitin carboxyl-terminal hydrolase 49; the protein is MDRCKHAGRLRLAQDHSILNPQKWRCLACATTESVWACLKCAHVACGRYMEDHALRHFQDTGHPLAMEVRDLYVFCYLCKDYVLNDNPEGDLKLLRSSLLAVRGQQDRAGRGRTLRSAAAGEDAAPPPPSAPRGQPQMLTALWYRRQRLLAKTLRLWFARSSRGRAQLERRRQEEALERKKEAARQRRREVKRRRLLEELTSAPPRKSARLLLLAPRPAAGPPAPAPAALAAARRAAPGPLKPRRQPTVAPGVTGLRNLGNTCYMNSILQVLSHLQKFRECFLNLDPSTTEHLFPQAVNGQAPLPGRPAGSATQLSARSDRVEGLGWHGGASLSRSLELIQNKEPSSKHISLCHELHTLFRVMWSGKWALVSPFAMLHSVWSLIPAFRGYDQQDAQEFLCELLHKVQQELESEGSTRRILIPFSQRKLTKQVLKVVNTIFHGQLLSQVTCISCNYKSNTIEPFWDLSLEFPERYHCIEKGFVPLNQTECLLTEMLAKFTETEALEGRIYACDQCNSKRRKSNPKPLVLSEARKQLMIYRLPQVLRLHLKRFRWSGRNHREKIGVHVAFDQVLTMEPYCCRDMLSSLDKETFAYDLSAVVMHHGKGFGSGHYTAYCYNTEGGFWVHCNDSKLNVCSVEEVCKTQAYILFYTQRTVQGNARLSEPQLQAQVQSSNKDGGRPQTFP